A window of Flavobacterium flavigenum contains these coding sequences:
- a CDS encoding GreA/GreB family elongation factor, producing the protein MSQNIILTTGLYDLIKDHVRRKKVTAKEEELLHAELKKASQVLRRDLPSDVVSINRKVTYKDHIKNEERTVIFVAPDKSKVNKNKISILSEEGIAIAGYKVGKLIEWPSRKGDLKLEILKVEEMKLV; encoded by the coding sequence ATGTCACAAAATATCATTTTAACAACAGGATTATATGATTTGATTAAAGATCATGTGCGAAGAAAGAAGGTAACAGCAAAAGAAGAAGAATTATTACATGCTGAGCTTAAAAAAGCATCACAAGTGTTAAGGCGCGATCTGCCTTCGGATGTCGTTTCTATAAACCGCAAAGTAACTTACAAAGATCATATAAAGAACGAAGAAAGAACAGTAATTTTTGTTGCTCCTGATAAATCTAAAGTAAATAAAAACAAAATTTCAATACTTTCTGAGGAAGGTATTGCAATCGCTGGTTATAAGGTAGGAAAACTTATAGAATGGCCTTCCAGGAAAGGAGATTTGAAACTAGAAATACTGAAAGTAGAAGAAATGAAACTTGTTTAG
- a CDS encoding transposase has product MQHISGISRNQMRISSLEDTIAHDNQVRFIDAFVMFIDLSKLGFSVQTIKREGRPSYNTTLFLKAYLYGYINGIRSSRKLERESFRNIEMQWLLEDIRPNYHSISDFRKNNSLALKNLFKLYVVFLKDADLIGCETIAIDGTKSRAHNSRKANFNQKKIDKHLEYIEAKTQEYLDALEENDAKENAPKIKNIQQKIERLKQNKLRYDLLEEKLKASGEPQISTTDSDARALLVQGQVVEYPLMFRLQWMPNTIL; this is encoded by the coding sequence ATGCAACATATCTCAGGAATTTCTCGTAACCAAATGCGTATTTCCAGTCTGGAAGACACTATAGCTCACGATAATCAAGTGCGGTTTATAGATGCATTTGTTATGTTTATAGACCTTTCCAAACTAGGGTTTTCAGTACAGACCATTAAAAGAGAAGGCCGTCCGAGCTACAATACCACGTTGTTCCTTAAGGCCTATTTGTACGGCTATATCAACGGAATAAGAAGCTCCAGAAAATTAGAAAGAGAATCCTTCAGAAATATTGAAATGCAGTGGTTATTAGAAGACATTCGTCCCAACTACCACAGTATATCAGACTTCAGAAAGAATAATTCATTGGCATTAAAGAACTTGTTTAAACTCTATGTTGTGTTTTTAAAAGACGCCGACTTAATAGGCTGTGAAACCATTGCTATTGATGGAACTAAAAGCAGGGCGCACAATAGCCGTAAAGCTAATTTCAACCAAAAGAAAATAGACAAACATTTAGAATACATTGAAGCTAAAACCCAAGAATATCTAGATGCTTTGGAAGAAAATGATGCAAAAGAAAATGCTCCAAAAATCAAAAACATCCAACAAAAGATAGAACGCTTAAAACAAAATAAGCTTCGCTATGATTTGCTGGAAGAAAAGTTAAAGGCCAGTGGAGAGCCTCAAATCAGCACTACCGATAGTGATGCCAGAGCATTATTAGTGCAGGGACAAGTAGTTGAATATCCTTTAATGTTCAGGCTGCAGTGGATGCCAAACACAATCTTGTAG
- a CDS encoding tetratricopeptide repeat protein, whose product MKLPFIIKSLLLLTIVRGIVVILHELGHAIPAIILTKQKVSIYIGSYGNPKKSINFRIGLLDVWLSYEMLSWKNGLCVPSAENISINRQIIYVLTGPICSSIFATLYLYVALFKNFSDLYLHFAVIFFLISILDLFGNLIPNENPIELFDGTVTYNDGYTLSKLFKYRKFPNQYTEAIDLFNKKEYKKSINLFDYFLKVKLKDENIYRLNMFANMQIKNFERAKELFDNFEQEFKLTSDDYSNGGLIYSKLNMNNESLHFYNKSIELNAENVYSLNNKGFTLTLLEKYSEAIPLFDKAIEIDEFFAYSYNNRGLSKIKTGRVNEGLADIEKSIKLDENNSYSYRNLGIYHFDIGEIEKARELFLKSKELDGDTHMIDELILSTSIS is encoded by the coding sequence ATGAAATTACCTTTTATAATTAAATCACTTCTTTTACTAACAATTGTGAGAGGTATAGTTGTGATTTTACACGAACTTGGACACGCAATTCCAGCAATCATATTAACAAAACAAAAAGTTTCTATATACATCGGATCATATGGAAATCCAAAGAAAAGTATAAATTTCAGAATTGGACTTTTGGATGTGTGGTTAAGTTATGAAATGCTTTCTTGGAAAAATGGTTTGTGTGTTCCATCAGCAGAAAATATTTCAATTAATAGACAGATTATTTATGTTTTAACTGGACCTATTTGTTCTTCTATTTTTGCTACACTTTATTTATATGTAGCCCTTTTTAAAAATTTTAGTGATTTATATTTGCATTTCGCAGTAATATTTTTCTTAATCTCAATATTAGATTTATTTGGAAATCTGATACCAAATGAAAACCCAATTGAGTTATTTGACGGAACAGTAACTTACAACGATGGTTATACACTATCTAAACTTTTTAAGTACAGAAAATTTCCAAATCAATATACTGAAGCAATTGATTTATTTAACAAAAAAGAATACAAGAAATCAATAAATCTTTTTGATTACTTCCTAAAAGTAAAACTAAAAGATGAAAATATTTATCGTCTAAATATGTTTGCAAATATGCAAATTAAAAACTTCGAAAGAGCAAAAGAATTATTTGATAATTTCGAACAAGAATTCAAATTAACATCGGACGATTATTCAAATGGAGGGCTTATTTATAGTAAACTAAATATGAATAATGAATCCTTACATTTTTATAATAAATCTATCGAACTAAACGCCGAAAATGTGTATTCTTTAAACAACAAAGGTTTTACTTTAACTTTACTTGAAAAATATTCTGAAGCAATTCCGCTTTTTGATAAAGCAATTGAAATTGATGAATTTTTTGCTTATTCATACAATAACAGAGGGCTTTCAAAAATTAAAACAGGAAGAGTTAACGAAGGTTTAGCTGACATAGAAAAGTCTATTAAACTTGACGAAAATAATTCATATTCATATCGAAATCTTGGAATTTACCATTTTGATATTGGAGAAATAGAAAAAGCAAGAGAACTATTTTTGAAATCAAAAGAGTTAGATGGAGATACTCATATGATTGATGAACTAATTTTATCGACAAGTATATCGTAG
- a CDS encoding transposase, which yields MDAKHNLVVATHTINKNDRSALSAIALEAKENLGIETYTALVDKGYHNGKQIEICKQGSITTIVAQPGQGKSNENGTQPAYLVARFQYNKSNDTYTCPEGQTLQTTGRWHKKTTDKDSYNFKKYRTSKCRECPVKHLCTSRAAGREIDRSQYADAVEENNKRYQENPQLYRKRQEINEHIFGTIKRQWGYNHTNLTGLDKVNGEHSLIMLVYNIKRSINILGVPELIAKLQKWNSPYKEKVLFLLKTSYLKLNTATVFYSEKLTA from the coding sequence GTGGATGCCAAACACAATCTTGTAGTAGCCACGCACACTATCAACAAGAACGACCGCAGTGCTTTATCGGCTATTGCCCTTGAAGCCAAAGAGAATTTAGGAATTGAAACTTATACTGCCCTTGTAGACAAAGGTTATCACAACGGCAAACAAATAGAGATCTGCAAACAAGGCAGCATCACTACCATTGTAGCGCAGCCCGGGCAAGGAAAAAGCAACGAAAACGGCACACAGCCTGCTTATTTGGTTGCCAGGTTTCAATACAACAAATCCAATGATACCTACACTTGCCCAGAAGGGCAAACGCTACAAACCACGGGAAGATGGCATAAGAAAACAACCGATAAAGACAGCTATAATTTTAAAAAGTACCGTACATCCAAATGCAGGGAATGTCCTGTAAAACATTTATGCACCAGTAGAGCGGCAGGCAGGGAAATTGACCGTAGCCAATATGCAGATGCCGTAGAAGAAAACAACAAACGTTATCAGGAAAATCCACAGCTGTACCGCAAGCGACAGGAAATAAACGAACACATCTTTGGAACCATCAAACGGCAATGGGGCTATAACCACACCAATTTAACAGGACTCGATAAAGTAAATGGAGAACACAGCCTGATTATGCTGGTCTATAATATTAAACGCAGTATCAATATATTGGGCGTTCCCGAACTTATTGCCAAACTCCAAAAATGGAACTCACCTTATAAGGAAAAGGTCTTGTTTTTGCTGAAAACGAGTTATTTAAAGCTAAATACAGCAACAGTTTTTTATTCAGAGAAATTGACAGCCTAA
- a CDS encoding ankyrin repeat domain-containing protein, whose amino-acid sequence MAKNKLDTFKNHLGYDGKKINMDKAVLILNEIGVTATNDIGETPLIIASYLERIEILKLIIEQTQNIDHKVQGSITETALLEACGQRRLESIKLLVDAGANLEQEDRFGLTPLSKIFTNTFSDPIPSAKYLVSIGAKITDKVIKMGMSWNKEKFTDFLKFINYDLESGSLPVDDTIQQKALKIYTSIDIENLHNVLNKNDYFKTAKVIWQKLVPKSGQADTIQGELLRAIEKLRDEAQRNGNINFNKNCHGILIDFLRKHLINNKIFEPEIIIQINSDIERLSKANSPYTDDDIYDRITERIVDWYLNNPIQIQHDQNDKLYC is encoded by the coding sequence ATGGCGAAAAATAAACTTGACACATTTAAAAACCATCTGGGTTATGACGGCAAAAAAATCAATATGGACAAAGCCGTTTTAATATTGAATGAAATTGGTGTAACTGCAACCAACGACATTGGCGAGACACCTTTAATTATTGCATCTTACTTGGAACGAATTGAGATATTAAAATTAATAATTGAACAAACTCAAAATATTGACCATAAAGTTCAAGGAAGTATAACAGAGACGGCTCTTTTGGAGGCTTGCGGACAAAGACGCTTGGAAAGTATAAAACTATTAGTTGATGCAGGTGCCAATTTGGAGCAAGAAGACAGATTTGGATTGACCCCACTTTCCAAAATATTTACCAATACATTTTCCGACCCAATTCCGAGTGCTAAATATTTAGTTTCTATAGGTGCAAAAATTACAGACAAAGTTATTAAAATGGGAATGTCGTGGAATAAGGAAAAATTTACCGACTTTTTGAAATTCATAAACTATGACTTGGAAAGCGGTTCATTACCAGTAGATGATACAATTCAGCAGAAAGCACTAAAAATTTACACTTCAATCGACATAGAAAATTTACACAATGTTCTTAATAAAAATGATTACTTTAAAACAGCGAAAGTAATTTGGCAAAAACTTGTCCCAAAATCAGGTCAAGCAGACACAATTCAAGGGGAATTATTGAGAGCAATTGAAAAATTAAGAGATGAAGCTCAAAGGAATGGAAATATAAATTTTAACAAAAACTGTCACGGAATACTTATTGACTTTTTGAGAAAACACTTAATTAACAATAAAATTTTTGAACCAGAAATAATCATCCAAATAAATAGTGACATAGAAAGATTATCAAAAGCTAATTCCCCTTACACAGACGATGACATATATGATAGAATTACTGAAAGGATAGTTGATTGGTATTTGAACAATCCAATACAAATCCAACACGACCAAAATGACAAATTATATTGCTAA
- a CDS encoding class I SAM-dependent DNA methyltransferase has product MTNKDSYNKIIDNWIKASNNAIVNKPIIDFADHVNSKGTILDIGCGTGMPIAKYLSDRNFSVTGIDQSAKMIETAQSQGIKNTDFYLADFFDFESDEKFDGIIAWDSLFHFPKDRQEHIYRKVYNLLAPGGYFLFTHGKVEDEHIDSMFGEPFYYSCLSKDFVLDLMKELGFEILFSIENFIEEKDQRDWVVLARKK; this is encoded by the coding sequence TTGACAAACAAAGACTCATACAATAAAATTATTGACAACTGGATCAAGGCCAGTAACAATGCTATTGTAAACAAACCCATCATTGATTTTGCTGACCACGTAAATTCAAAAGGAACTATTTTAGACATTGGCTGTGGAACCGGAATGCCAATAGCCAAATATCTTTCTGATCGTAATTTTTCCGTAACAGGCATAGATCAATCAGCTAAAATGATCGAAACAGCCCAATCTCAAGGAATTAAAAATACCGATTTTTATCTCGCCGATTTTTTTGATTTTGAATCAGATGAAAAGTTTGACGGAATTATCGCCTGGGATTCTCTTTTTCATTTTCCAAAAGACCGGCAAGAACACATTTATAGAAAAGTATATAACTTATTAGCACCTGGAGGTTATTTCCTTTTTACACACGGAAAAGTAGAAGACGAACACATTGATAGCATGTTTGGAGAACCGTTTTATTACAGCTGTCTCTCTAAAGATTTTGTTCTCGACTTAATGAAGGAACTAGGTTTTGAAATACTATTTTCAATTGAAAATTTTATTGAAGAAAAAGATCAGCGGGACTGGGTTGTACTCGCAAGAAAAAAGTAA
- a CDS encoding serine hydrolase domain-containing protein, whose product MKKFNPLKKSLQTFIFLLFTSLFFGQKNVSANLTKYMQAQVDINQFSGTVLISKNDTILLKKAYGLADYEWNIKNTTDTKFSLASVTKQFTAAAILQLADKKKLSLTDKLNKFFPDFPKGDSISIHMLLCHMSGLQMDYDELYLSKVAIKQEEVKRHVILKDIITQDDALKHIEKKTLLFSPGTNTSYSNIGYYLLARIIEKLSNTTYANYLKVNIFEKCKMNNSGVITNDELISGKARNYIRSENKYLNNPYINWEFNIGHDGIYSTVEDLALWDKALYGTEILSTEMKKLMFTSYNEQNWGYGFMINPFYNHGHQLIAHDGGFFGAMTSLNRFTNDNVFITVLSNNQSLSHIIAYGLSGIIFQKDVEIPYKHYQTKIDTSLYDKYKGKYGNNIEILKIDNKLYYNSVETEIIPESKTKFFRADNNDRTIEFIDEKSENYNAVIITNGGVKEIVRRSIP is encoded by the coding sequence ATGAAAAAATTTAACCCACTAAAGAAATCATTACAAACTTTTATATTTCTGCTTTTTACATCACTATTTTTTGGTCAAAAGAATGTATCAGCTAACCTGACAAAATATATGCAGGCACAAGTTGACATTAATCAATTTAGCGGAACAGTATTAATATCAAAAAATGATACCATTTTACTTAAGAAAGCCTATGGTTTAGCTGATTACGAATGGAATATCAAAAACACTACAGATACAAAATTCAGTTTGGCTTCTGTAACCAAACAATTTACAGCCGCTGCAATTTTACAACTGGCAGACAAAAAAAAATTATCACTTACTGATAAATTAAATAAGTTTTTCCCGGACTTTCCAAAAGGAGACAGTATATCAATTCATATGTTACTTTGCCATATGTCAGGATTACAAATGGATTATGATGAATTATATTTAAGCAAAGTAGCAATAAAACAGGAAGAAGTAAAAAGGCATGTAATACTAAAAGATATTATTACGCAGGATGATGCATTAAAGCATATTGAAAAAAAAACACTTTTGTTTTCACCCGGTACTAATACATCTTACAGTAATATAGGTTACTATTTACTTGCTCGTATTATTGAAAAATTATCAAATACAACTTATGCTAATTATTTAAAAGTGAACATTTTTGAGAAATGTAAAATGAATAATTCAGGCGTAATCACTAACGATGAATTAATATCTGGTAAAGCAAGAAATTATATCCGGTCAGAAAATAAATATTTGAACAATCCTTATATTAACTGGGAATTTAACATCGGACATGATGGAATTTATTCTACTGTTGAAGACCTGGCATTGTGGGACAAAGCCCTTTATGGAACAGAAATTTTATCAACAGAGATGAAGAAGCTTATGTTTACTTCTTATAATGAACAAAATTGGGGATATGGTTTTATGATAAATCCTTTTTATAACCACGGACATCAGCTAATTGCTCATGATGGCGGTTTTTTTGGAGCCATGACTTCTCTAAATCGGTTTACAAATGACAATGTATTTATAACTGTTTTATCTAATAACCAATCATTATCACATATCATTGCTTATGGACTATCAGGGATTATATTTCAAAAAGATGTAGAAATTCCGTATAAACATTATCAAACTAAAATAGATACTTCACTATATGACAAATATAAAGGTAAGTACGGCAACAATATTGAAATACTAAAAATTGACAACAAACTTTATTATAACAGTGTAGAAACAGAAATTATACCGGAATCCAAAACGAAATTTTTCAGAGCAGACAATAATGACAGAACAATTGAATTTATTGATGAAAAATCAGAAAATTATAACGCTGTAATTATAACAAACGGAGGAGTAAAAGAAATTGTTAGAAGAAGTATTCCCTAA
- a CDS encoding helix-turn-helix domain-containing protein, producing the protein MNKDFYYKAIAPDEPLLDFVENIGMFHNKSDNPMEVVLLPDGRIDLFFMQSESNAFQIALIGLENVPEQQIIPAKTLAFKISFKPLGVEYLLQTSIADILNSAKILPENFWGITNEDLKNFDAFHNKIARKLKELLPKETDERKRKLFKMVYASNGEVKIKELSEKISWGSREINRYFNKQFGLSLNAFCKILRFKASLEHIAKGKLFPELNFTDQTHFIKEIKKFSGVVPRELLKNKDDRFILLSVLKQQ; encoded by the coding sequence ATGAACAAAGACTTCTACTACAAAGCTATAGCCCCAGACGAACCACTTCTTGATTTTGTAGAAAACATTGGGATGTTTCATAACAAGTCAGACAACCCCATGGAAGTAGTCTTACTGCCAGACGGAAGAATTGATTTGTTTTTTATGCAATCTGAATCTAATGCATTTCAAATTGCACTTATTGGTCTTGAAAATGTACCGGAACAACAAATTATTCCGGCAAAAACACTTGCTTTTAAAATTAGTTTTAAACCTTTGGGAGTGGAATATCTTTTACAGACTTCTATTGCTGATATTTTAAACAGTGCCAAAATTTTACCAGAAAACTTTTGGGGTATTACCAATGAAGATCTGAAAAATTTTGATGCCTTTCACAATAAAATAGCCAGAAAACTAAAAGAACTGTTACCTAAAGAAACAGATGAAAGAAAGCGCAAACTTTTTAAAATGGTTTACGCATCAAACGGCGAAGTAAAAATAAAAGAACTTTCAGAAAAAATATCCTGGGGCAGCAGGGAAATCAATCGTTATTTTAACAAGCAATTCGGTCTTTCATTAAACGCCTTCTGCAAAATTTTGCGTTTCAAAGCATCATTGGAACATATTGCTAAGGGGAAACTATTCCCAGAATTAAACTTTACAGATCAAACTCACTTTATAAAAGAAATAAAGAAATTTTCAGGTGTAGTTCCCCGTGAATTATTAAAAAATAAAGATGACCGATTTATACTATTATCTGTTCTGAAACAGCAATAA
- a CDS encoding helix-turn-helix domain-containing protein — protein sequence MKRTRKSEVPEVVKQLGIKIKTIIQDKQLKQREVAHDAEMDVETLRKYIKGTQEMKISTLFKIARSLKIEPSDLIKDL from the coding sequence ATGAAAAGAACAAGAAAAAGTGAGGTTCCAGAAGTTGTAAAGCAATTAGGAATCAAAATAAAAACAATAATTCAAGACAAACAATTAAAGCAAAGAGAGGTTGCTCATGATGCAGAAATGGATGTTGAAACTTTAAGAAAATACATTAAAGGTACTCAGGAAATGAAAATAAGTACCTTATTCAAAATCGCTAGATCTTTAAAAATAGAACCAAGTGATTTAATTAAAGACTTATAA
- a CDS encoding TonB-dependent siderophore receptor, translating into MKHKILLSTAILFSVVTFAQEVKKDTINSLHEVEVTSKSKYKREKSTTVSKMPLKDMENSQVVTSITAGMLKDQVNISFDDALSNATGVTKLWESTGRGTDGGGYYGTRGFSVQPGLKNGLPNVGNGTPDPANVETIEVIKGPSGALYGGALTSHGGLININTKQPFDRTKTEVGYTFGSFNTHRATVDHNQVLTSDNKTAFRINAAYTNKESFQDYGFSKSFFVAPSLLWTINDKLSFLVNAEIMNSKGTNPTMLFVDRASPVRANTVEKTGYDPNRSYTSNDLTLENPYYNLQATMNYKFNSQWSSKTSFSNYTSYSKGYYTYLYEGTTAIEQMLAPAFGGNLTVDGAIYSRSVSKQNTRNKGLDVQQNFLGDFKINDNLSNKLLIGGDYYHEKIITNNSSYGNQGFIHVGGTNNVQFQALLPYLHAAYGSPMKLNAQGDDSGDLTESGADQVITAQPETNATLDNYSVYISDVFNISDRLFINAAIRFDVYESKYNTVGSDNFNKNFSSWSPKFGLVFQPVKERVSLFANYQNGFGRPQQVADYNAGVATNYFAKPEQSIQYEGGVKVDFFDGKLSGTLSYFDITVNDKTIFVGDYTDGFITQDGKQRNTGFEAQFLFVPLKGWNITAGYSYIESKLKEGNTDFVGLRPEDAGPRNVANLWTSYKFTDNFVQGLGFGFGANYGSEYATLSRNVAGKFYLPEYLVLGATAFYDAKHFRLAVKVDNLTNEEYYKGWSTINPQNPRSVLGSVSFNF; encoded by the coding sequence ATGAAGCATAAAATTTTACTTTCCACAGCAATTCTTTTTTCTGTTGTCACTTTCGCACAAGAGGTAAAAAAAGACACGATCAATTCTTTACATGAAGTTGAAGTCACCTCTAAATCTAAATACAAAAGAGAAAAAAGTACTACTGTATCGAAAATGCCATTAAAAGACATGGAAAATTCGCAGGTAGTGACATCCATTACTGCAGGAATGTTAAAAGATCAGGTAAACATATCTTTTGATGATGCACTTAGTAACGCAACAGGTGTTACAAAACTTTGGGAATCTACCGGTCGTGGTACTGATGGAGGCGGTTATTATGGCACAAGAGGTTTTTCTGTTCAGCCTGGTTTAAAAAACGGATTGCCAAATGTAGGCAACGGAACTCCGGATCCTGCAAATGTTGAAACAATTGAAGTTATTAAAGGACCATCAGGGGCATTATACGGCGGCGCTTTGACTTCACATGGTGGTTTAATCAACATTAATACAAAACAGCCTTTTGACCGCACAAAAACCGAGGTTGGCTATACTTTCGGATCCTTTAATACACACCGGGCAACTGTCGATCATAATCAGGTACTGACTAGCGATAACAAAACTGCTTTTCGCATCAACGCTGCTTATACCAATAAAGAATCATTTCAGGATTATGGTTTCTCAAAATCATTTTTTGTAGCCCCTTCCCTATTGTGGACGATCAATGATAAGTTATCATTTCTGGTTAATGCAGAAATTATGAATTCTAAAGGTACAAATCCTACCATGCTTTTTGTGGACAGAGCTTCTCCTGTTCGTGCCAATACAGTTGAGAAAACTGGTTATGACCCTAACAGATCTTATACAAGCAATGATTTGACTTTAGAAAATCCGTATTACAATCTTCAGGCAACGATGAATTATAAGTTTAATAGTCAATGGTCTTCTAAAACATCATTCTCAAATTATACTTCTTATTCTAAAGGATATTATACCTATTTGTATGAAGGTACAACAGCAATTGAACAAATGCTTGCTCCTGCATTTGGTGGTAACCTTACAGTAGATGGTGCCATTTATTCCCGCTCGGTAAGCAAGCAAAATACCAGAAATAAAGGGCTTGACGTACAGCAGAACTTTTTAGGCGATTTTAAAATCAATGATAATCTAAGCAACAAATTATTAATTGGAGGCGATTATTATCATGAAAAAATCATTACCAATAACAGTTCATACGGAAATCAGGGTTTTATTCACGTAGGTGGAACAAATAATGTTCAGTTTCAGGCTTTACTTCCTTATCTGCACGCCGCTTACGGAAGTCCAATGAAATTGAATGCACAAGGAGACGACTCAGGTGATTTAACAGAAAGTGGTGCCGATCAGGTAATTACCGCCCAACCGGAAACGAATGCTACATTAGACAATTACAGTGTTTATATCTCAGATGTTTTCAATATTTCTGACCGATTGTTTATTAATGCTGCAATACGTTTTGATGTTTACGAATCGAAATACAATACAGTAGGCAGTGATAATTTCAACAAAAACTTTTCGAGTTGGTCACCAAAATTTGGTTTGGTTTTTCAACCAGTTAAAGAAAGGGTTTCTCTTTTTGCTAATTATCAAAATGGTTTTGGCCGTCCTCAGCAAGTTGCTGATTATAATGCCGGGGTGGCAACAAATTATTTCGCAAAGCCAGAACAGTCTATTCAGTACGAAGGCGGTGTAAAAGTAGATTTCTTTGATGGTAAACTTAGCGGAACTTTAAGCTATTTTGACATTACAGTTAACGACAAAACCATTTTCGTAGGAGATTACACAGATGGATTTATTACACAAGACGGAAAACAGCGTAACACAGGTTTTGAAGCTCAGTTTTTATTTGTCCCTCTAAAAGGCTGGAACATTACTGCAGGATACTCTTATATTGAAAGCAAATTAAAAGAAGGAAATACGGATTTTGTTGGTTTACGTCCTGAAGATGCGGGTCCACGCAACGTTGCTAATTTATGGACAAGTTATAAGTTTACTGATAATTTTGTACAAGGTTTAGGTTTTGGTTTTGGAGCCAATTACGGAAGTGAATATGCAACTTTAAGCAGAAATGTTGCAGGAAAGTTTTATCTGCCGGAATATTTAGTATTAGGCGCCACAGCGTTTTATGATGCGAAACATTTCAGACTTGCCGTTAAAGTTGATAACTTAACCAATGAAGAATATTACAAAGGATGGTCTACAATCAACCCGCAAAATCCAAGAAGCGTTTTAGGTTCAGTATCTTTCAATTTTTGA
- a CDS encoding PLDc N-terminal domain-containing protein, producing the protein MDYSVLGLLIVLGVIAFVWLLPILSILFSRKTTGGEKLAWILAVLFISWFAWIFYLLLAPIKKK; encoded by the coding sequence ATGGATTATTCAGTTTTGGGTTTATTGATAGTTTTGGGTGTGATAGCATTTGTATGGTTATTACCAATATTAAGTATTCTTTTCTCCCGTAAAACTACTGGTGGAGAAAAATTAGCTTGGATTTTGGCTGTACTTTTTATATCATGGTTTGCCTGGATTTTTTATTTATTACTTGCACCTATTAAAAAGAAATAA
- a CDS encoding MarR family winged helix-turn-helix transcriptional regulator: MKNNKTVTVLYTVEQTIKEYRKIAQKNISKVINDITVDQCLLLIFLNNNSSLSQKEIAELIFKDNASVTRIIELMVKKDYLIRNINPLDRRKFNLEITSKGKKTIELLTPIINQNRQTALQGLSNDEIELLDKLLTKIITNCKK; the protein is encoded by the coding sequence ATGAAAAATAATAAAACAGTAACAGTTCTTTATACTGTTGAACAAACCATAAAAGAATACAGAAAAATAGCACAGAAAAATATAAGCAAGGTAATAAATGATATTACCGTTGATCAATGTTTATTATTGATTTTTCTTAACAATAATTCTAGTCTCTCTCAAAAAGAAATTGCAGAATTAATTTTTAAAGACAATGCTTCTGTTACCCGAATAATTGAATTAATGGTAAAAAAAGATTATTTAATCAGAAATATAAATCCTTTAGACAGAAGGAAGTTTAATCTGGAAATAACTTCTAAAGGAAAGAAAACCATAGAGCTTTTAACACCAATCATAAACCAAAACAGACAAACTGCACTGCAAGGATTATCAAACGATGAAATTGAATTATTAGATAAATTACTAACTAAAATAATTACTAATTGTAAAAAATAG